Proteins encoded by one window of candidate division KSB1 bacterium:
- a CDS encoding ATP-binding cassette domain-containing protein has translation MRTLHGVDLEIGQGMFGLLGPNGAGKTTLMRIIVGVLEADRGSIKINERHLKEHREAFHGAIGYLPQDFGLYENMTPVEYRNYHALTNGIYEHPTRHELIEKLAKERIVIFSTHIVEDISSTCHDLAVLSGGRVIYCGSPEAMQKKAQGKVFEAVIPEEEFSNWRENLQIVQHSKSDHGIRMRFLSEAPVAGLEAETVEPTLEDAYVYLLQ, from the coding sequence GTGCGCACGCTGCACGGCGTGGATTTGGAAATCGGCCAGGGCATGTTCGGCCTGCTCGGCCCGAATGGCGCCGGCAAAACCACGCTGATGCGCATCATCGTCGGTGTGCTGGAAGCGGATCGCGGCAGCATCAAAATCAACGAGCGCCATTTAAAGGAGCATCGCGAGGCGTTTCACGGCGCGATCGGCTATTTGCCGCAGGATTTTGGCCTCTACGAAAACATGACGCCGGTGGAGTATCGCAATTATCACGCACTGACGAACGGCATTTACGAGCATCCAACGCGGCACGAATTAATTGAAAAGCTGGCGAAGGAACGCATCGTGATTTTCAGCACGCACATCGTCGAAGACATTTCGAGCACCTGCCACGATCTCGCCGTGCTCAGCGGCGGCCGTGTGATTTATTGCGGCTCGCCGGAGGCGATGCAAAAGAAGGCGCAGGGCAAAGTGTTTGAAGCGGTTATTCCCGAAGAGGAATTTTCAAATTGGCGGGAGAACTTGCAGATCGTGCAGCACAGTAAATCCGATCACGGTATTCGCATGCGCTTTTTGAGCGAAGCGCCGGTGGCGGGTTTGGAAGCGGAAACGGTGGAGCCGACGCTGGAGGATGCCTACGTGTATCTGTTGCAATGA
- a CDS encoding class I SAM-dependent methyltransferase, translated as MQITWQQGFAENMPFSDKTFDYVTCCHTLEHVKDLDKAVAELKRVARMWGGFKFSDLPASIPLAFHLRNL; from the coding sequence TTGCAGATCACCTGGCAACAAGGCTTTGCCGAAAACATGCCGTTTTCCGACAAGACATTCGACTACGTTACCTGCTGCCACACCCTCGAGCATGTTAAAGATTTGGATAAAGCCGTGGCCGAGCTAAAACGCGTGGCGCGTATGTGGGGAGGTTTTAAATTTTCAGATTTGCCGGCATCGATTCCGCTTGCCTTTCATCTCAGAAATCTGTAA
- a CDS encoding nucleotidyltransferase: protein MTPFEQTLLEIDRLCQDGQIPYAVIGGIAALIHGGMRTTQDVDITIYTEIDQLEGIYKLFEKDFVAIRQDAREFFQRFFVLSLRHRQAQIRVDVAAALSGLERDAITRSERRRFGQVEISVCSVEDLIIFKLFAARDKDMADVKTLITMHKAKLDISYLHKRAREFIMLERSDVIERLEALLQ from the coding sequence ATGACGCCTTTCGAGCAAACCCTTCTCGAGATTGATCGTCTCTGTCAAGATGGTCAGATTCCCTACGCGGTTATTGGCGGCATCGCTGCTCTTATTCACGGCGGCATGCGCACGACCCAGGATGTGGATATTACGATTTATACGGAGATCGACCAACTCGAGGGTATCTACAAACTTTTTGAGAAAGACTTTGTGGCGATTAGGCAGGATGCGAGGGAGTTTTTCCAGAGGTTTTTCGTGTTGTCCCTTCGCCACCGACAAGCCCAAATTCGTGTCGATGTGGCGGCGGCCTTGAGCGGCTTGGAGCGGGATGCCATCACGCGCAGCGAACGCCGGCGGTTTGGCCAAGTGGAGATCAGCGTTTGTTCGGTTGAGGACTTAATCATCTTCAAGCTTTTTGCCGCCCGCGACAAAGACATGGCAGATGTAAAAACGCTGATCACAATGCACAAGGCAAAACTTGATATCTCTTATTTGCACAAACGGGCTCGCGAGTTTATCATGCTTGAACGTTCTGATGTGATCGAAAGGTTGGAAGCATTGCTGCAATGA
- a CDS encoding type II toxin-antitoxin system RelE/ParE family toxin, which translates to MKTNIAFRYAAKLSSFDLGSYRFRIGDYRVIFDVDGAALVILRAGHRREIYR; encoded by the coding sequence ATGAAAACCAATATTGCTTTTCGATATGCCGCGAAGTTGAGCAGTTTCGACTTGGGCTCGTATCGTTTCCGTATTGGTGATTACCGCGTCATCTTTGATGTTGATGGCGCGGCTCTCGTCATCTTGCGCGCTGGACACCGCCGCGAGATTTATCGCTAA
- a CDS encoding HEAT repeat domain-containing protein — MTESANDELHAFLQRAVRSQYSVISEKSSVASNEQPATSIEHPASGIQPLVIFIDQFEEFFIVFENKQEARRKFIEQVAKIKYDDSLPVFLVLSLREDYFANLYEFRDAIPSIFQNNASLGNFTDEEARRAIIKPLEAVGAEIEGGRDGALVETLLRDLKNGKPGIEPIKLQIVCDTVWRKKPANATQITGADYQAAGGAKYILTNLTNYVSRLLNDLPRRQQRLMAKIFEALKTPDDTKRYRSFSDLRENLKIGAGSLQAALQQLAGLNLLRHEERAGDHWYEFKHDYLVAEVAAWLQARRERIAKRRLWYGLAPGVALLLGLLVYLFIQYNSFYAGIVTPENVGVQEDEIAIFRNNPFHQVVVTTGYRLSQARNDSTRKAFKNHFNLGFRKNNDWVWLASKLNKAEEGKFLYRLGKAQIALDTLVAALKDQESTVRSQAAAALGNLGQSDDRVISALVAALKDQDNYVRDEAAAALGNLGQSDDRVISALLAALKDQSYSVRTWAAAALGNLGQSDDRVISALLAALKDQESYVRTQAAAALGNLGQSDDRVISALLAALKDQWYSVRAQAAAALGNLGQSDDRVISALLAALKDQNSTVRYQAAAALGNLFKTKREPELLALLANNFSGYRTAGAQALARQDFLPPALSDKIDQLKENDRPWVRLAAWEADELIQARSKSEAKARKLLR, encoded by the coding sequence TGTTAGGAGCCAGTATTCAGTCATCAGTGAAAAGTCATCAGTCGCAAGTAACGAACAACCAGCGACCAGCATCGAGCATCCAGCATCCGGCATCCAGCCGCTGGTCATCTTCATCGACCAATTCGAAGAATTTTTCATCGTCTTTGAAAACAAACAGGAAGCGCGACGAAAGTTTATCGAGCAGGTCGCCAAAATTAAATATGACGACAGCCTGCCGGTTTTTCTCGTGCTCTCGTTGCGCGAGGATTATTTTGCCAACTTGTACGAATTCCGCGACGCCATTCCCTCCATTTTCCAAAACAACGCCAGCCTCGGAAATTTTACCGACGAGGAGGCGCGGCGGGCGATTATCAAGCCGCTCGAAGCCGTGGGCGCGGAAATTGAAGGCGGCAGGGATGGCGCTTTAGTGGAAACCCTGCTGCGCGATTTGAAAAACGGCAAGCCCGGCATCGAGCCGATCAAGCTGCAAATTGTCTGCGATACGGTCTGGCGGAAAAAGCCGGCCAACGCTACGCAGATCACTGGCGCCGACTACCAGGCCGCCGGCGGCGCAAAATATATTCTTACGAATCTTACGAATTACGTTTCACGTCTTTTGAACGATCTGCCCCGGCGGCAGCAACGCCTGATGGCGAAAATCTTCGAGGCCTTGAAAACGCCAGACGACACCAAACGCTACCGCTCGTTCAGCGACTTGCGGGAAAACCTGAAGATCGGCGCCGGCAGTTTGCAAGCGGCGCTCCAACAGCTTGCCGGCCTCAACCTGTTGCGGCACGAGGAACGCGCCGGCGACCATTGGTATGAATTTAAACACGATTATCTCGTGGCCGAAGTTGCAGCTTGGCTGCAGGCCCGCCGCGAACGTATCGCCAAAAGACGCCTGTGGTATGGCCTCGCGCCGGGTGTGGCGCTTTTGCTCGGCTTGTTGGTTTATCTGTTTATTCAGTACAACTCATTTTATGCCGGAATCGTTACGCCGGAAAATGTCGGTGTTCAAGAAGATGAAATTGCCATTTTTCGAAATAACCCTTTTCATCAAGTGGTGGTTACGACCGGTTATCGGCTTTCACAAGCCCGCAATGATAGCACGCGGAAAGCCTTTAAAAACCACTTTAACCTGGGTTTTCGAAAAAATAACGACTGGGTTTGGCTGGCGAGTAAATTAAACAAAGCAGAAGAGGGAAAATTCTTATATCGTCTTGGCAAGGCTCAAATAGCACTCGATACCCTCGTCGCCGCGCTCAAAGATCAAGAGTCCACTGTTCGTTCTCAGGCCGCCGCCGCGCTGGGCAATTTAGGCCAAAGCGATGACCGCGTCATTTCGGCTCTCGTCGCCGCGCTCAAAGATCAAGACAACTATGTCCGCGACGAGGCCGCCGCCGCGCTGGGCAATTTAGGCCAAAGCGATGACCGCGTCATTTCGGCTCTCCTCGCCGCGCTCAAAGATCAATCGTACTCTGTCCGCACCTGGGCCGCCGCCGCGCTGGGCAATTTAGGCCAAAGCGATGACCGCGTCATTTCGGCTCTCCTCGCCGCGCTCAAAGATCAAGAGTCCTATGTCCGCACTCAGGCCGCCGCCGCGCTGGGCAATTTAGGCCAAAGCGATGACCGCGTCATTTCGGCTCTCCTCGCCGCGCTCAAAGATCAATGGTACTCTGTCCGCGCCCAGGCCGCCGCCGCGCTGGGCAATTTAGGCCAAAGCGATGACCGCGTCATTTCGGCTCTCCTCGCCGCGCTCAAAGATCAAAATTCCACTGTTCGTTATCAGGCCGCCGCCGCGCTGGGCAATTTATTTAAAACAAAACGTGAACCTGAGCTTCTTGCACTCCTTGCCAACAACTTCAGCGGCTATCGCACCGCCGGCGCACAAGCTCTGGCGCGGCAAGATTTTCTGCCGCCGGCGCTATCGGATAAAATTGATCAACTGAAGGAAAATGATCGCCCGTGGGTTCGCCTCGCGGCGTGGGAAGCGGACGAGCTGATTCAAGCTCGTTCAAAATCCGAAGCCAAAGCACGAAAGCTTCTGCGCTAG